The Mytilus edulis chromosome 4, xbMytEdul2.2, whole genome shotgun sequence nucleotide sequence CAGCGGGAGATTTATCTTGTAAAATTTGACCTATTATCAAGATAACCTGCTCGATGACAGATTTGGTCACGGTTTggtttttcattaaattttcacCAGCTGTTAGGAGACCAGTAGTACAACTCGGCATGTTGACCAGACGTAACGATGTAATAGCTTTCTGTATTACGTTTGACCCATCATTTAGTAATGTTGTGGAACTTTTAATCTCCCATTCCTCACACGTAGCCTTAAATAGTCTCAGAAACACATCTTCGTTAATGACACTGTTCAATGAGACTGTTTTCAAAAGGAAAGTTTTCATTTGCCATTGCGTGTTAATGAGTTGAACTGATATCGAGACAAACTTCTCACCGGTAATCGATTCCCAGACTTCTGCTACCGTAATCACTTCATTCCCTGATATTTCCGAGGCGATCGATTTCTTTGTTTCAATGTAAAACTGATGAATTAAATTGCCAAATAAATATTCCTTATCTGGGACCACATACATTGGATCTGCTACTGCTATCATGGAATAAAATGAAGTGCTTTCTACCACCGAGAGAGGCAATAAATGTTCaataaaaaagttaacaatgGTATCATTTAGTTGTTGATGTTTTGATCGCTGACCTGATTTATTATCATCGGTAGTACTAGAAGTAGTTTGAATATTACCTGCAGCTTTAATATCCTCCACAGTAGACTGAACAACGGAATCCACATACTTAAATTTAAAGTCTGGTGAAGCGTGCATCCAACTTTCATCTAAATCTTCAAATAATCCAGTATTTTCACGACGATGTTTGGTTAAATGACAATGAAGGTTCGTTGTATTACCTGAGTATCTGATCCCCTGTCGACATATTTTACATACGGCTCGAGATTTATCTAATTCTCCGTCACTGCCTTTCTGAAATCCAAAATGATTCCACACTGAGCTTTTGGATCGTCCAGGAAACTTATATATTTGTGGATCTAATGTCAGGATATCGACTTCTTGTTCTTGTTTCATCGACATCATTCTTTGAAAATGGCATGAACATGCGCAGATGACGATATATCGGAAATACACGTCTGCACAAACAAACCCTTATCGATTCGCCTGTATGACTTATCTCACAACAAACACGCTTTGCACTGAAAGTAGATCGGCATTTAATCACACAGTTCGATATGTGTACGATTACCTGAGGCTTATTGTGTCATTGATTTATCACATGTGTACATGACCTTTATATTATCAACAAGTGTGTATGAAGAAAGCCGATTACAAAATGATAGTAATCGCCCTAAATCAAgttgacattttaaaattatttttgttgtataaaagttttgttaaaaacACCTGCGCGTCTTTCTTCAATGATCGATTAGACGTGAATAGGTAAACTACATGTAAATGATAGGTATcgacttttttgttatttttcttcgACCAACTTTCCAAACGATCTTCTGACTGTCAAAATGTCTGTAGGGCGTTGTATTATACCTATAAATATCAAGGTTATAATATAACTTTCTGTAACAAAATCAAGCACTAATCGGTAAATTAGCTTTCGATGATCTTTGTTATTGCTCTTCATTCATAGatggtaggcacttaaagttaaccatcgagggacgttaactaccgagggtagtaatgaatattcatctttaccggatgattgacagcgatgtaaataaaaacatgagagtgattaccgtgtgtcaacgtcaaattaattcaatttaattgttagaaatactgttttcggctgaaaattaaaaaataaataaaattgaatggaatggaatggaattgagctatgtacaatacagtaaatattagcaattagaattagacggtagacaagcatattttgcctattgattcttttttgcatgcctatttggttatattataatgcactaattgttttgatactgtttaatgtttaaataagacccatatgtgaaccatttatgcacttttaatataaagatcagaTTCACACAGGATCATACATGATACAGTTCGAGCTAACTATTTTATGTACGAGAGCTATTACTAATGTAACGGTGATGCTGagataatctccctttgctagaatatgggatgacgcaaa carries:
- the LOC139519344 gene encoding E3 SUMO-protein ligase ZBED1-like, with protein sequence MMSMKQEQEVDILTLDPQIYKFPGRSKSSVWNHFGFQKGSDGELDKSRAVCKICRQGIRYSGNTTNLHCHLTKHRRENTGLFEDLDESWMHASPDFKFKYVDSVVQSTVEDIKAAGNIQTTSSTTDDNKSGQRSKHQQLNDTIVNFFIEHLLPLSVVESTSFYSMIAVADPMYVVPDKEYLFGNLIHQFYIETKKSIASEISGNEVITVAEVWESITGEKFVSISVQLINTQWQMKTFLLKTVSLNSVINEDVFLRLFKATCEEWEIKSSTTLLNDGSNVIQKAITSLRLVNMPSCTTGLLTAGENLMKNQTVTKSVIEQVILIIGQILQDKSPADLYGKMFEIIKDYKEIEAKTFSWTAFNSVISCIIENKQSFKTTDMDSKLNLTDERWQEISDMEAVLLPIQKAYNLLSDNSSVISSMILPILRKLEMALASKKSDSEFIKVLKKATWSSVSTPFNSTAVRKFLLISSLLDPRYKDLQFVETTEKTQARELLGTVATEMYRERNRTNGSYDGEIIVVEESGDVIRIEPMEKRQKLDHQEIRNGTDDWLADVVCKDNPAEKGSDKEEKVLVEIDHYISTQQVSTTPLQWWSSRENLYPTLSRLARRYLCMNNFSVSENNTVKNAKLSPETVDKLLFLHHNYYGR